One Streptomyces lincolnensis genomic region harbors:
- a CDS encoding DUF4429 domain-containing protein, producing the protein MAEIIQKDGTWVFDGDALRLTPGRDKNVSLLRKSLGELVLPLGALAGVSFEQGKKTGRLRLRLRDGSDPLLLATGGRLGEPHDPYQLAVESDRYGVAEYFVDEVRNALLLDQVPADPVDAYLLPGPSVPLSVSAGDGTASFDGEHIRLEWNWKTEDAKAAAGARTLALTDLVGVEWHPAVGLENGHLRFTVRNAPTKAPPKYDPNAVELWGFKKDPLMAMVAAAVQARLPHPARAAAKDVLHTRDGRPEVPSPPVPAAEDDHDALLRRLRELGELHRTGVLTDEEFTLAKQAILKRM; encoded by the coding sequence ATGGCGGAAATCATCCAGAAGGACGGCACGTGGGTTTTCGACGGCGACGCCCTGCGGCTGACTCCCGGACGGGACAAGAACGTCAGTCTGCTCCGCAAGAGCCTGGGTGAACTCGTCCTCCCCCTGGGCGCGTTGGCCGGGGTCTCCTTCGAACAGGGCAAGAAGACGGGCCGGTTGAGGCTGCGCCTGCGGGACGGCTCCGATCCGCTGCTGCTGGCGACCGGCGGCCGGCTCGGCGAACCGCACGACCCCTATCAGCTGGCGGTCGAGTCCGACCGGTACGGCGTGGCCGAGTACTTCGTCGACGAGGTCCGCAACGCGCTGCTCCTGGACCAGGTCCCGGCCGACCCGGTGGACGCGTATCTGCTGCCGGGCCCGTCGGTCCCGCTGTCCGTCTCGGCCGGGGACGGCACCGCGAGCTTCGACGGCGAGCACATACGGCTGGAGTGGAACTGGAAGACGGAGGACGCCAAGGCCGCCGCCGGGGCCCGCACGCTCGCCCTGACCGACCTGGTCGGCGTGGAGTGGCATCCCGCGGTCGGGCTGGAGAACGGCCATCTGCGCTTCACCGTGCGCAACGCCCCGACCAAGGCCCCGCCCAAGTACGACCCGAACGCCGTGGAGCTGTGGGGCTTCAAGAAGGACCCGCTGATGGCGATGGTCGCGGCGGCGGTCCAGGCCAGGCTTCCGCACCCGGCCCGGGCCGCCGCCAAGGACGTACTCCACACACGAGACGGACGACCGGAAGTGCCCTCTCCCCCGGTCCCCGCCGCCGAGGACGACCACGACGCCCTCCTGCGCCGCCTGCGCGAGCTCGGGGAGCTGCACCGCACGGGCGTGCTGACGGACGAGGAGTTCACCCTGGCCAAACAGGCGATCCTCAAGCGGATGTGA
- a CDS encoding purple acid phosphatase family protein, whose protein sequence is MGVPEQLAERMSMAEQHEYLRARFSRRTMIRGGAVTLGAVAGGAFVPGATAQAATPTTTFASATTVDGALVAPFGRHLAYGNDPRTEMTVSWQVPVAVKKPFIRIGAHPWDLSRKIEAEVRTLYTPAGVGASADHTQYYVHAALTHLRPGRTYYYGVGHQGFDPAEPHLLGTLGTFTTAPAHKKPFTFTAFGDQGVGYHGLANDSLLLGQNPAFHLHAGDIAYADPAGQGKSADTGFDSRVWDQFLAQTESVAKSVPWMVSYGNHDMEAWYSPNGYGGEEARFTLPDNGPDKKNLPGVYSFVYGNTAIISLDPNDVSYEIPANLGLSGGTQTTWFEGQLRKFRAAHDIDFVIVFFHHCAYCTSTAHASEGGVRQEWVPLIEKYQVDLVINGHNHQYERTDVIKGDKVTKKLAIGDTAYPETEGVVYVTAGAAGRSLYAFSAPDSYEGHLNERDSVASFVNTKDGKVNETVAWSRVRYLDYSFLRVDVEPAPRGHYARLKVQGIAETGDRIDHFTVARKAK, encoded by the coding sequence ATGGGCGTACCCGAGCAGCTCGCCGAGCGCATGAGCATGGCCGAGCAGCACGAGTACCTGCGCGCCAGATTCTCCCGGCGCACGATGATCAGGGGCGGCGCGGTCACACTGGGCGCCGTCGCCGGTGGCGCGTTCGTACCGGGCGCCACCGCCCAGGCCGCCACCCCCACCACGACCTTCGCGAGCGCCACGACCGTCGACGGCGCTCTCGTCGCCCCCTTCGGCCGCCACCTCGCCTACGGCAACGACCCGCGCACCGAGATGACCGTCTCCTGGCAGGTCCCGGTCGCGGTGAAGAAGCCCTTCATCCGGATCGGCGCCCACCCCTGGGACCTCTCCCGCAAGATCGAGGCGGAGGTACGCACCCTCTACACACCGGCCGGCGTCGGCGCGAGCGCCGACCACACCCAGTACTACGTCCACGCGGCACTGACCCACCTGCGGCCGGGCCGGACGTACTACTACGGCGTCGGCCACCAGGGCTTCGACCCGGCCGAGCCGCACCTGCTCGGCACCCTCGGCACCTTCACCACCGCGCCCGCGCACAAGAAGCCGTTCACCTTCACGGCCTTCGGCGACCAGGGCGTCGGCTACCACGGCCTCGCCAACGACAGCCTGCTGCTCGGCCAGAACCCGGCCTTCCACCTGCACGCCGGCGACATCGCCTACGCCGACCCCGCCGGCCAGGGCAAGTCCGCCGACACCGGCTTCGACTCGCGGGTGTGGGACCAGTTCCTCGCCCAGACCGAGTCGGTCGCCAAGTCCGTGCCGTGGATGGTGAGTTACGGCAACCACGACATGGAGGCCTGGTACTCGCCCAACGGCTACGGCGGCGAGGAGGCCCGTTTCACGCTCCCCGACAACGGGCCGGACAAGAAGAACCTGCCGGGCGTCTACTCCTTCGTCTACGGCAACACGGCGATCATCTCGCTCGACCCGAACGACGTGTCGTACGAGATCCCCGCCAACCTCGGCCTCTCCGGCGGCACCCAGACCACGTGGTTCGAGGGGCAGCTCAGGAAGTTCCGGGCCGCGCACGACATCGACTTCGTCATCGTCTTCTTCCACCACTGCGCGTACTGCACCTCCACCGCGCACGCCTCGGAGGGGGGCGTTCGCCAGGAGTGGGTGCCGCTGATCGAGAAGTACCAGGTCGACCTGGTCATCAACGGCCACAACCACCAGTACGAGCGCACCGACGTCATCAAGGGCGACAAGGTCACCAAGAAGCTCGCCATCGGCGACACGGCCTACCCCGAGACCGAGGGCGTCGTCTACGTCACGGCGGGCGCGGCCGGCAGGAGCCTGTACGCCTTCTCCGCGCCGGACTCCTACGAGGGGCACCTGAACGAGCGCGACTCGGTGGCCTCCTTCGTCAACACCAAGGACGGCAAGGTGAACGAGACCGTCGCCTGGTCCCGGGTGCGCTACCTCGACTACTCCTTCCTGCGCGTGGACGTCGAGCCCGCCCCGCGGGGCCACTACGCCAGGCTGAAGGTCCAGGGCATCGCCGAGACCGGTGACCGGATCGACCACTTCACGGTGGCCCGCAAGGCGAAGTAG
- the glmS gene encoding glutamine--fructose-6-phosphate transaminase (isomerizing) — MCGIVGYIGKRDVAPLLLEGLQRLEYRGYDSAGIVVTSPKAAGLKMVKAKGRVRDLEARVPARFKGTTGIAHTRWATHGAPSDVNAHPHMDAEGKVAVVHNGIIDNASDLRRKLEADGVEFLSETDTEVLVHLIARAQGEKLEDKVRETLRVIEGTYGIAVLHADFPDRIVVARNGSPVVLGIGEKEMFVASDIAALVAHTRQIVTLDDGEMATLKADDFRTYTTEGTRTTAEPTTVEWEAASYDMGGHDTYMHKEIHEQADAVDRVLRGRIDDRFSTVHLGGLNLDAREARRIRRVKILGCGTSYHAGMIGAQMIEELARIPADAEPASEFRYRNAVVDPDTLYVAVSQSGETYDVLAAVQELKRKGARVLGVVNVVGSAIAREADGGIYVHAGPEVCVVSTKCFTNTTVAFALLALHLGRTRDLSVRDGKRIIAGLRRLPAQIAEMLEQEEQIKKLAEQYAEARSMLFIGRVRGYPVAREASLKLKEVSYIHAEAYPASELKHGPLALIEPALPTVAIVPDDDLLEKNRAALEEIKARSGRILAVAHQEQEKADQTIVVPKNEDELDPILMGIPLQLLAYHTALALGRDIDKPRNLAKSVTVE, encoded by the coding sequence ATGTGCGGAATTGTCGGATACATCGGGAAGCGTGACGTCGCTCCCCTCCTGCTGGAGGGCCTTCAGCGGCTGGAGTACCGGGGCTACGACTCGGCCGGCATAGTCGTCACCTCCCCCAAGGCGGCCGGGCTGAAGATGGTCAAGGCCAAGGGCCGCGTGCGCGACCTGGAGGCCAGGGTCCCGGCCCGCTTCAAGGGCACCACCGGTATCGCCCACACCCGCTGGGCCACCCATGGCGCCCCCTCCGACGTGAACGCCCACCCGCACATGGACGCCGAGGGCAAGGTCGCCGTCGTCCACAACGGCATCATCGACAACGCCTCCGACCTGCGCCGCAAGCTGGAGGCGGACGGCGTCGAGTTCCTCTCCGAGACGGACACCGAGGTCCTGGTCCACCTCATCGCCCGCGCCCAGGGCGAGAAGCTGGAGGACAAGGTCCGCGAGACCCTCCGGGTCATCGAGGGCACCTACGGCATCGCCGTCCTGCACGCCGACTTCCCCGACCGGATCGTGGTCGCCCGCAACGGCTCCCCGGTCGTCCTCGGCATCGGCGAGAAGGAGATGTTCGTCGCCTCGGACATCGCCGCGCTGGTCGCCCACACCCGGCAGATAGTGACGCTGGACGACGGCGAGATGGCCACCCTGAAGGCCGACGACTTCCGCACCTACACGACGGAGGGCACCCGCACCACCGCGGAGCCCACCACCGTGGAGTGGGAGGCCGCCTCCTACGACATGGGCGGCCACGACACCTACATGCACAAGGAGATCCACGAGCAGGCCGACGCCGTGGACCGCGTGCTGCGCGGCCGCATCGACGACCGCTTCTCCACCGTGCACCTCGGCGGCCTCAACCTGGATGCCCGCGAGGCCCGCCGGATCCGCCGCGTGAAGATCCTCGGCTGCGGCACCTCGTACCACGCGGGCATGATCGGCGCCCAGATGATCGAGGAGCTGGCCCGCATCCCCGCCGACGCCGAGCCGGCCTCGGAGTTCCGCTACCGCAACGCGGTCGTGGACCCCGACACGCTCTACGTGGCCGTCTCCCAGTCCGGCGAGACCTACGACGTCCTGGCCGCCGTCCAGGAGCTGAAGCGCAAGGGCGCGCGGGTCCTGGGCGTGGTGAACGTGGTCGGCTCCGCGATCGCCCGGGAGGCCGACGGCGGTATCTACGTCCACGCGGGCCCCGAGGTCTGCGTGGTGTCCACCAAGTGCTTCACGAACACGACGGTGGCCTTCGCGCTGTTGGCCCTGCACCTGGGCCGCACCCGCGACCTCTCCGTCCGCGACGGCAAGCGGATCATCGCCGGCCTGCGCAGGCTGCCCGCGCAGATCGCCGAGATGCTGGAGCAGGAGGAGCAGATCAAGAAGCTGGCCGAGCAGTACGCCGAGGCCCGCTCCATGCTCTTCATCGGCCGCGTCCGGGGCTACCCGGTCGCCCGTGAGGCCTCCCTGAAGCTCAAGGAGGTCTCCTACATCCACGCCGAGGCCTACCCCGCCTCCGAGCTCAAGCACGGCCCCCTGGCCCTCATCGAGCCCGCCCTGCCCACGGTCGCCATCGTCCCCGACGACGACCTCCTGGAGAAGAACCGCGCCGCCCTGGAGGAGATCAAGGCCCGCAGCGGCCGCATCCTCGCGGTGGCCCACCAGGAACAGGAGAAGGCCGACCAGACGATCGTCGTCCCGAAGAACGAGGACGAACTCGACCCCATCCTGATGGGCATCCCCCTCCAACTCCTCGCCTACCACACGGCCTTGGCCCTGGGCAGGGACATCGACAAGCCGCGCAACCTCGCAAAATCAGTAACGGTTGAGTAA
- a CDS encoding GPR1/FUN34/YaaH family transporter produces the protein MDNDVSAGSTTTIVGRLALGITLLAFGLGYTDVIDGVSAADAVSIAQYVGGVALFVAGLMAFRDRDTVTGTAFSALGALWFTWAVSVDDQVSANAAGLFLLLFALVALSLALAVGDQLAKGTYGLFVVALVLLAIANFAENDGLAKVGGWFAVAAGAVAWYAATAMLAHWPTVLPRRAAGRGVTATG, from the coding sequence GTGGACAATGACGTCTCCGCGGGAAGCACCACCACGATCGTCGGCCGACTCGCCCTGGGAATCACCCTGTTGGCATTCGGGCTCGGGTACACCGACGTGATCGATGGTGTGTCGGCTGCTGACGCCGTATCAATCGCCCAGTACGTGGGCGGAGTCGCTCTGTTCGTCGCCGGTCTGATGGCGTTCCGTGACCGGGACACCGTCACCGGTACGGCCTTCTCCGCACTCGGCGCACTGTGGTTCACCTGGGCCGTCTCCGTGGACGACCAGGTCTCCGCCAACGCCGCCGGACTGTTCCTCCTGCTGTTCGCCCTCGTGGCGCTGTCCCTGGCACTCGCCGTCGGCGATCAACTCGCCAAGGGAACATACGGGTTGTTCGTCGTCGCCCTGGTGCTGCTCGCCATCGCGAACTTCGCCGAGAACGACGGTCTGGCGAAGGTCGGCGGATGGTTCGCCGTCGCGGCTGGGGCGGTGGCCTGGTACGCGGCCACGGCGATGCTCGCGCACTGGCCGACGGTTCTTCCTCGACGCGCTGCCGGCCGGGGCGTGACGGCCACCGGTTAG
- a CDS encoding universal stress protein: MAGHEFFEPADRKRPVADPTAAEPLAAEEPRHSCDPAFKHGVVVGFDGSTSSERALAYAIGMAHRSGSGLIIVHVANRLPTTVWAGCEPPVFVDVPDHRTEVLGLELACADYLAEVPWILVERGGDICHELEEVGREYEADAIVVGSTHGIVGRIFGSVAGRLAKRAKRPVVVIP, from the coding sequence ATGGCCGGTCACGAATTCTTCGAACCCGCGGACCGCAAGCGGCCCGTCGCCGACCCCACGGCGGCCGAGCCCCTGGCGGCGGAAGAGCCACGTCACTCCTGCGACCCCGCCTTCAAGCACGGTGTCGTGGTGGGCTTCGACGGCTCCACGTCCAGTGAGCGCGCCCTCGCGTACGCCATCGGCATGGCCCATCGCTCCGGGTCGGGCCTGATCATCGTCCACGTCGCCAACCGGCTGCCCACCACGGTGTGGGCCGGCTGCGAGCCACCGGTCTTCGTCGACGTGCCGGACCATCGCACCGAGGTGCTCGGTCTGGAGCTCGCCTGCGCCGACTATCTCGCCGAGGTGCCCTGGATCCTCGTCGAGCGCGGCGGCGACATCTGCCACGAACTCGAAGAGGTGGGCCGCGAGTACGAGGCGGACGCCATCGTCGTCGGTTCCACGCACGGCATCGTCGGACGCATCTTCGGCTCCGTCGCGGGGCGGCTCGCCAAGCGGGCGAAGCGGCCCGTCGTTGTCATTCCGTAA